In Desulfuromonas sp. KJ2020, a single window of DNA contains:
- a CDS encoding thioesterase family protein, producing MTTTTCRLTVRYAETDAQGIVHHSNYLVWFEEGRSDFLRQRGLNYTDFEKSGYFIVVAEAQVKYKAPAYYEDEITIETTLDRFKGKVLEFSYRALNQEGRLLAEGRTVHVVIGQDRRPVALPPEMLAKATSGDSR from the coding sequence ATGACTACCACCACCTGCCGTCTGACCGTCCGCTATGCTGAAACGGATGCTCAGGGAATTGTGCATCACTCCAATTATCTTGTCTGGTTTGAAGAAGGTCGCTCCGATTTCCTGCGGCAGCGCGGCCTCAACTACACCGATTTTGAAAAGTCCGGCTATTTCATTGTGGTGGCTGAAGCACAGGTAAAATACAAGGCGCCGGCCTATTACGAGGATGAAATCACTATCGAGACGACCCTGGACCGCTTCAAGGGGAAGGTGCTGGAATTCAGCTATCGCGCCTTGAATCAGGAGGGACGGCTGCTGGCTGAAGGGCGTACGGTGCACGTCGTTATCGGGCAGGATCGCCGGCCGGTGGCCCTGCCGCCGGAAATGCTCGCCAAAGCGACCTCAGGAGATAGTCGATGA
- the rsgA gene encoding ribosome small subunit-dependent GTPase A: MPQPKEKLLNEEGQSGVIVSHYGVAVEVRFADGRSCQVRVKRQSGHVVGDEVLVCGEILHRQPRRTEMRRRDARGKIRLVAANLDVLGVVVCCSPPAPRHYLDRAIVAARAAGIEPFIVVNKADLPATAELLDSLQAVYGGLMPVFPVSAASGAGLDQLRHFLAQGHRAVFVGTSGVGKSSLLNALVPGIDLLIGDLSEDTGLGRHTTTVSTLHSLASGGELVDTPGFRDFGLVDISEQELAHFFPGFEEIQQTPCRFRNCLHRHEPGCLVRSGLQGGTIPAERYDSYLYVLENLQGDDPGWR; the protein is encoded by the coding sequence TTGCCGCAACCTAAAGAAAAGCTTTTAAACGAAGAGGGTCAATCCGGCGTCATCGTGTCCCATTACGGGGTCGCCGTCGAAGTGCGTTTTGCCGATGGCCGTAGCTGTCAGGTGCGGGTCAAACGACAATCTGGTCATGTGGTGGGGGACGAGGTCCTCGTCTGTGGCGAGATTCTGCATCGTCAGCCGCGTCGTACAGAGATGCGACGCCGGGATGCGCGCGGCAAAATCCGGCTGGTTGCTGCCAACCTGGACGTGCTGGGCGTGGTAGTCTGCTGTTCGCCGCCTGCTCCCCGGCATTACCTTGATCGGGCCATTGTTGCTGCCCGGGCCGCCGGCATTGAACCCTTCATCGTGGTCAACAAGGCCGATCTGCCAGCCACCGCCGAGCTGCTTGATTCCCTGCAGGCAGTCTATGGCGGGCTGATGCCGGTTTTTCCAGTCAGCGCCGCCAGTGGGGCAGGGCTGGACCAACTGCGCCATTTTCTCGCCCAAGGACACCGGGCTGTTTTTGTAGGCACTTCAGGGGTCGGCAAGAGTTCTCTTCTGAACGCGCTGGTGCCAGGTATCGATCTCCTCATCGGAGACTTGAGTGAAGATACTGGCCTCGGACGCCACACCACCACCGTTTCAACCTTACATTCGCTGGCCAGCGGTGGCGAACTGGTCGATACCCCCGGCTTTCGCGATTTCGGTCTGGTCGATATTTCCGAACAGGAGTTAGCCCACTTTTTCCCCGGATTCGAAGAAATTCAGCAAACACCCTGTCGCTTTCGCAATTGTCTTCATCGCCACGAGCCGGGCTGTTTGGTGCGAAGCGGTCTGCAAGGAGGAACGATCCCTGCCGAACGCTATGACTCCTATCTGTATGTCCTCGAAAATCTACAGGGAGACGATCCCGGCTGGCGCTAG
- a CDS encoding PaaI family thioesterase yields MEILDDGQCFVCGADNPIGLKVHFSIDKKERRAVGKVSIPAAFQGWQDIVHGGIIATLLDETSIYACRSIGDHFVTAEIAVKYLRPVPTQREVVVTAEVTEEKKRILLVQAELKIEDQVYAKAQAKVFRVEQP; encoded by the coding sequence ATGGAGATTCTGGATGATGGGCAATGTTTTGTGTGCGGCGCCGACAACCCAATCGGCCTGAAAGTCCACTTTTCTATCGATAAGAAAGAGCGCCGTGCGGTTGGCAAGGTGAGTATCCCTGCCGCCTTTCAGGGATGGCAGGATATCGTTCATGGCGGCATCATCGCCACTTTGCTGGATGAAACCAGCATTTACGCCTGCCGCTCCATTGGCGATCATTTTGTTACCGCAGAGATCGCCGTCAAATACCTGCGACCTGTCCCAACCCAGCGGGAAGTTGTGGTCACGGCGGAGGTCACTGAAGAGAAAAAGAGGATTCTCCTGGTCCAGGCTGAACTGAAGATTGAGGACCAGGTTTACGCCAAGGCGCAAGCCAAGGTTTTTCGCGTGGAGCAGCCATGA
- a CDS encoding MgtC/SapB family protein, translating to MTWLSALHLGHYELDVIAKILLAALAGGLIGLEREKHGRPAGLRTHLLVTVGSCLMMVVSEAFFIKYGDIPGTSVVRLDPARVAAQIVTGIGFLGAGVILKEGISVRGLTTAACLWLVAGIGMSIGMGLYFPAILSTILALLSLMFLKKLEPFIGKDRYLKLSVLACNRAAFCDDLEALFAEMKLRVSDLEMVTDLEHDEVRIDVVVTNHHRRIGKELTAVISKMPGVKKISFR from the coding sequence ATGACCTGGTTATCTGCCCTGCACCTGGGCCATTATGAACTGGATGTGATCGCGAAAATCCTTTTGGCCGCCTTGGCCGGCGGACTCATCGGTCTGGAGCGTGAAAAACACGGGCGTCCCGCTGGTTTGCGGACCCACCTGTTGGTCACCGTCGGCTCTTGTCTCATGATGGTGGTGTCCGAGGCGTTTTTTATCAAATATGGGGACATCCCGGGGACCTCTGTCGTTCGCCTTGACCCGGCCCGTGTCGCCGCACAGATTGTCACCGGCATCGGCTTTCTCGGCGCCGGGGTCATCCTTAAAGAGGGAATTTCGGTTCGTGGCCTGACTACGGCGGCCTGTCTGTGGCTTGTCGCCGGCATCGGCATGTCTATCGGTATGGGCCTTTACTTCCCGGCTATCCTCAGTACGATTCTGGCTTTGCTGAGCTTGATGTTTCTCAAGAAGCTTGAACCTTTTATTGGCAAGGATCGCTATCTCAAGCTCAGTGTTCTCGCCTGCAACCGAGCGGCGTTCTGTGACGATCTGGAAGCTTTGTTTGCTGAGATGAAGCTTCGGGTGAGCGACCTGGAAATGGTGACGGATCTGGAGCATGACGAGGTGCGGATCGATGTGGTGGTGACCAATCATCACCGGCGCATCGGTAAAGAGCTGACCGCTGTCATCAGCAAGATGCCAGGGGTGAAAAAAATCAGTTTTCGGTGA
- a CDS encoding cobalamin B12-binding domain-containing protein has protein sequence MAERKLRLLVAKPGLDGHDRGAKIVARAFRDAGFEVIYTGLRQTPEQIVNTAIQEDVDAVSLSILSGAHNTLFAKVIELLKAKGADDVPVFGGGIIPEDDIPGLKAVGVKEIFTPGTSTEDINAWVRENIKPRA, from the coding sequence ATGGCAGAAAGAAAACTCAGATTGCTGGTAGCCAAACCCGGACTCGACGGGCATGATCGCGGCGCCAAAATCGTCGCCCGCGCCTTTCGCGATGCCGGTTTTGAAGTCATCTACACCGGCCTGCGCCAGACCCCCGAACAGATCGTCAACACCGCCATTCAGGAAGATGTCGACGCGGTGAGCCTTTCCATTCTGTCCGGGGCGCATAACACCCTGTTCGCCAAGGTCATCGAACTGCTCAAGGCCAAAGGGGCGGACGACGTGCCCGTCTTTGGCGGCGGCATCATTCCAGAAGACGATATCCCCGGCCTGAAAGCGGTGGGCGTCAAGGAAATTTTCACCCCGGGCACCAGCACCGAGGACATCAACGCCTGGGTGCGGGAAAACATCAAGCCCCGGGCCTGA
- a CDS encoding ATP-binding protein: MIREIVKIDEEKCDGCGLCVPACAEGAIQIIDGKAHLLADNLCDGLGACLGDCPQGAITIEKRQADAFDEEAVEEHLQKSTPKPAAPAQGQGHGHGHGGGCPGSRVMTITPPAGGGCPGSALRSFSAPKDDANTEAGTRQSQLRQWPVQMHLVPPTAPFLQGAELVFAADCVPFAYADFHKDFLQGKALLIGCPKLDDGQAYLHKLTEMLMKNDIKSLTVLHMEVPCCSGLVAIVRQALAASGKDIPLQTIKIGIQGGRLS; the protein is encoded by the coding sequence ATGATCAGGGAAATTGTCAAAATCGACGAAGAAAAATGTGACGGCTGCGGCCTCTGCGTCCCCGCCTGCGCCGAAGGAGCGATCCAGATCATCGACGGCAAGGCGCACCTTTTGGCCGACAATCTGTGCGACGGCCTGGGTGCCTGCCTGGGCGACTGTCCGCAGGGGGCCATTACGATTGAAAAGCGTCAGGCCGACGCCTTTGACGAAGAGGCCGTCGAGGAACATCTGCAAAAGTCCACCCCAAAACCCGCAGCGCCGGCCCAGGGTCAAGGGCACGGACATGGACATGGGGGCGGCTGCCCGGGATCGCGCGTCATGACGATAACACCGCCTGCCGGCGGAGGGTGCCCCGGTTCTGCCCTGCGCAGCTTTTCCGCGCCTAAAGACGACGCGAATACCGAAGCGGGCACGCGTCAGTCCCAGTTGCGTCAGTGGCCGGTGCAGATGCACCTGGTGCCGCCGACCGCCCCCTTTCTGCAAGGGGCCGAGCTGGTCTTTGCCGCCGACTGCGTACCTTTTGCCTACGCCGACTTCCATAAGGATTTTCTGCAGGGCAAAGCCTTGCTCATCGGCTGCCCCAAACTCGATGACGGCCAGGCCTATCTGCACAAGCTTACCGAGATGCTGATGAAAAACGATATCAAAAGCCTCACCGTCCTGCACATGGAAGTGCCCTGCTGTTCCGGGCTGGTCGCCATCGTCCGGCAGGCGCTGGCCGCCAGCGGCAAGGACATCCCCCTGCAGACCATCAAAATTGGTATTCAGGGCGGCAGGCTGTCCTGA
- a CDS encoding antitoxin codes for MDYQELYRATLAKWGEEAQYDQAVEECAELIASLKHLKRGKVEEEVIIEELADVTLMVGQLTYMFGEERVQKAVERKIAKLRVLLKSDDGM; via the coding sequence ATGGATTATCAGGAACTCTATCGGGCCACCCTTGCCAAGTGGGGGGAAGAGGCCCAATACGATCAGGCCGTGGAGGAATGCGCCGAGCTGATTGCCTCCCTCAAGCATCTCAAGCGGGGCAAAGTCGAAGAAGAGGTCATTATCGAAGAATTGGCTGACGTCACTCTCATGGTCGGTCAATTGACCTACATGTTTGGTGAAGAGCGGGTACAAAAGGCTGTGGAACGCAAAATCGCCAAGCTGCGGGTCTTGCTCAAAAGCGACGACGGCATGTGA
- a CDS encoding DUF6538 domain-containing protein, translating into MTSLVSLGELDVCFCTSGNYYRIKIPSDLSQYFPSEQIRLSLKTRPTDAAKTAAANIHP; encoded by the coding sequence GTGACATCTCTGGTTAGCCTTGGAGAGTTGGATGTATGCTTTTGTACCTCTGGAAACTACTACCGCATCAAGATTCCTTCAGACCTTTCCCAGTATTTCCCCAGCGAACAAATCCGGTTATCTCTCAAGACAAGACCTACCGATGCTGCGAAAACCGCAGCAGCTAACATCCACCCCTGA
- a CDS encoding cytochrome c3 family protein — MQKMFALLSAIALLSIAVIATANDTVVLENKRGAVTFNHKAHSESSSCDTCHGSGEPAKIEFDMKSAHALCKTCHEQKSGPTKCNDCHHK, encoded by the coding sequence ATGCAAAAAATGTTCGCGTTACTGTCCGCCATCGCCCTGCTTTCCATTGCCGTCATCGCTACGGCGAACGACACCGTTGTTCTGGAGAACAAACGGGGAGCGGTCACCTTTAACCACAAGGCACACAGCGAATCCAGCAGCTGCGACACCTGCCACGGCAGCGGGGAACCCGCAAAAATCGAATTCGATATGAAATCGGCTCATGCGCTGTGCAAGACCTGCCATGAACAAAAAAGTGGTCCGACGAAATGTAATGATTGCCATCATAAGTAA
- the cmoA gene encoding carboxy-S-adenosyl-L-methionine synthase CmoA, with protein MKQDKVFAEKKGQVEPFAFNEQVVRVFDDMIGRSVPLYRENIRRQAQLAARYYQPGSHIYDLGCSNGNLGLCLCQELAAVPFDMIAVDNSAPMLDAYRNRLQDHARQQDVQLLLGDVREIPLANASVIIVNLTLQFLPLADRTALIGRIYEALRPGGILLLTEKVVHADAAFDAMQQEFYYRFKKENGYSQLEISQKREALENVLIPETLEDHVQRLRAAGFVRLDVWLKWFNFASLIGQKEDGHA; from the coding sequence ATGAAGCAGGATAAGGTTTTTGCGGAAAAAAAAGGACAGGTCGAGCCCTTTGCCTTCAATGAGCAGGTCGTCCGTGTTTTTGATGATATGATCGGCCGTTCGGTTCCGCTCTATCGCGAGAACATTCGCCGACAGGCCCAACTGGCCGCCCGCTACTACCAGCCGGGCAGCCATATCTACGACCTCGGCTGTTCCAACGGGAATCTGGGCCTCTGTCTCTGCCAGGAGCTGGCTGCGGTGCCCTTTGACATGATCGCCGTGGACAACTCAGCCCCCATGCTTGACGCCTACCGGAACCGTCTGCAGGATCATGCCCGGCAGCAGGATGTGCAGCTGCTGCTTGGTGACGTGCGCGAGATTCCTTTGGCTAACGCCTCGGTCATCATCGTCAACCTGACTTTGCAGTTTCTGCCTCTGGCTGACCGTACGGCCCTGATCGGTCGGATTTACGAGGCGCTGAGGCCGGGAGGCATCCTGCTGTTGACCGAGAAGGTCGTCCATGCTGATGCTGCCTTTGATGCCATGCAGCAGGAATTCTACTATCGCTTTAAAAAGGAAAACGGCTATTCGCAGCTGGAAATCAGCCAGAAGCGCGAAGCTCTCGAAAACGTGCTGATTCCCGAAACGCTGGAGGATCACGTGCAGCGACTGCGCGCGGCGGGCTTTGTCCGTCTGGACGTCTGGCTCAAGTGGTTTAATTTTGCCTCCCTCATCGGCCAGAAGGAGGATGGGCATGCATGA
- a CDS encoding nitroreductase family protein produces the protein MNQVPMLLSLLQKRRSIRVFEDRAVEPAKVALLTEAVLRTYSSRGNDPWEFLWVTRPELLQGLSRAKQHGSTFLAGAPLALVICADESKSDVWIEDCAIAATIVQLTAASLDLGSCWVQIRLRPHDEQKSAESVVRELLDIPENYRVEAIIGLGYPGEEKAGHPASSLKSERIHINHFGGGSE, from the coding sequence TTGAACCAAGTCCCCATGCTGCTCTCCTTGCTGCAGAAGCGTCGAAGTATCCGCGTGTTTGAAGACAGGGCCGTCGAACCCGCCAAGGTCGCCCTGCTAACCGAAGCGGTGCTGCGCACCTATTCGTCTCGTGGGAACGACCCCTGGGAATTTCTGTGGGTCACCCGACCCGAGCTGCTGCAAGGGCTCTCGCGAGCCAAGCAGCATGGTTCGACTTTTCTTGCCGGCGCGCCCCTGGCCCTGGTCATCTGCGCTGACGAGAGCAAAAGCGATGTCTGGATCGAGGATTGCGCCATCGCCGCCACTATTGTGCAGCTGACGGCCGCATCCCTCGACCTGGGAAGCTGCTGGGTGCAGATTCGGCTGCGTCCCCACGACGAGCAGAAAAGTGCCGAGTCGGTTGTCCGGGAACTCCTCGATATTCCAGAAAACTACCGGGTGGAGGCAATTATCGGACTTGGTTATCCGGGGGAAGAAAAGGCCGGCCATCCGGCGTCGAGCCTTAAAAGCGAGCGTATTCACATCAATCATTTCGGCGGGGGAAGTGAATGA
- a CDS encoding rhodanese-like domain-containing protein produces the protein MKAADLNKRLRGQQPPCVVDVRSGFEYRSGHIPGALHAPLWKIIFRLARLPQDRQVLVVVVCEHGPRAEMARTLLVKRGYRAELLDGQMAAWRKAALPLEK, from the coding sequence ATGAAAGCTGCCGACCTGAACAAGAGGCTGCGCGGTCAGCAGCCACCTTGCGTCGTCGATGTACGTAGCGGCTTCGAATACCGCAGCGGCCATATTCCCGGCGCCCTGCATGCCCCCCTGTGGAAAATCATATTTCGTTTGGCCCGGCTGCCCCAGGACCGGCAGGTTCTCGTTGTCGTGGTCTGTGAACACGGGCCGCGGGCCGAAATGGCCCGCACGTTGCTGGTCAAACGAGGCTATCGGGCCGAACTTCTCGACGGGCAGATGGCCGCCTGGCGAAAAGCAGCTCTCCCCCTGGAAAAATAA
- the cobO gene encoding cob(I)yrinic acid a,c-diamide adenosyltransferase — MSPEHPLKKGLIQVYTGNGKGKTTASLGLAFRAAGHGFRVRILQFMKGSTVYGELESAKRLAPEITIEQVGRDTFVSKSNPDPVDVAMAQAGFDKARDILLSGDYDLVILDELNCAVDFGLVPVEEVKELIRRKPAHTELVMTGRGAHPDIIALADLVTEMREVKHYYNSGQPAREGIES; from the coding sequence ATGAGCCCAGAGCATCCTCTGAAAAAAGGTCTGATTCAGGTCTATACTGGCAATGGGAAAGGCAAGACGACAGCCTCCCTCGGGCTGGCCTTCCGGGCGGCCGGGCATGGTTTCAGGGTGCGTATTCTGCAGTTCATGAAGGGAAGCACGGTTTATGGCGAACTGGAATCCGCCAAACGGCTCGCTCCCGAAATCACCATCGAGCAGGTTGGCCGCGACACCTTCGTGTCGAAATCCAATCCCGACCCGGTGGATGTGGCTATGGCGCAGGCCGGTTTTGATAAGGCCCGGGATATCCTGCTGTCAGGGGACTACGATCTGGTCATCCTCGACGAACTCAACTGCGCCGTCGATTTCGGCCTCGTCCCAGTCGAAGAGGTCAAAGAACTTATCCGCCGGAAACCGGCGCACACCGAACTGGTCATGACCGGACGTGGCGCTCATCCCGACATCATCGCTTTAGCCGATCTGGTGACTGAAATGAGGGAAGTGAAGCATTATTACAACTCAGGACAGCCCGCCCGCGAGGGGATCGAATCATAG
- a CDS encoding Crp/Fnr family transcriptional regulator, translated as MKKCPIFAGVTEEDLSYLQQVGKVRQHAKGEVLFADGEPALGFYVLLSGKVKIYKLSPEGKERILHIIHPGGTFAEAAIFGNGLYPAYAEPLQASQVIFFPKKEFLTLLHEHSRIAINMIAGLSRFLRQFTTQIEELTFKDVPARLARYLLEVAGDEDSRIELEISKTQLASNLGTVSETLSRTLRKLSDDELIAVNGKVIDILDRDRLEDLAQTYKE; from the coding sequence TTGAAAAAATGCCCTATCTTCGCCGGTGTGACCGAAGAAGACTTGTCTTATCTGCAACAGGTCGGCAAGGTGCGCCAGCACGCCAAGGGCGAAGTCCTTTTTGCCGATGGGGAGCCAGCGCTGGGTTTTTATGTCCTGCTCAGCGGCAAAGTGAAGATCTACAAGCTTTCGCCCGAGGGAAAAGAGCGTATCCTGCACATCATCCACCCCGGCGGCACCTTTGCCGAGGCGGCCATCTTTGGCAACGGCCTCTATCCTGCCTATGCCGAACCGCTTCAGGCCAGCCAGGTCATCTTCTTTCCCAAGAAGGAATTCCTCACCCTCCTGCACGAACATTCGCGTATCGCCATCAATATGATCGCCGGTCTTTCCCGCTTTTTGCGCCAATTCACCACGCAGATCGAGGAGCTGACCTTCAAGGATGTGCCTGCCCGGCTGGCCCGCTATCTGCTCGAAGTGGCCGGGGATGAGGACAGCCGCATCGAATTGGAGATTTCCAAGACCCAGCTGGCCTCCAATCTCGGTACGGTGAGTGAAACTCTCTCACGCACCCTGCGCAAGCTCTCCGACGACGAGCTGATTGCCGTCAATGGCAAGGTTATCGACATTCTTGACCGTGACCGTCTCGAAGATCTCGCCCAGACCTATAAAGAATAA
- a CDS encoding nitrous oxide-stimulated promoter family protein produces the protein MTRKEKKDLRVLALFTSVYCQAHHEGERTSPVFAGMDLSRFTLCAECQEFLEYAFSRRIKCPLDPKPDCKGCHIHCYRPGHREKVREIMRFSGKRLIMRGRLDLLWHYFF, from the coding sequence ATGACCCGCAAAGAAAAAAAAGATCTGCGCGTTTTAGCACTTTTCACCTCGGTATACTGCCAAGCTCACCACGAGGGGGAGAGGACATCGCCGGTTTTTGCCGGCATGGATCTCTCACGCTTTACTCTTTGTGCTGAATGTCAGGAGTTTCTGGAGTACGCTTTTAGCCGGCGTATCAAGTGTCCTCTCGACCCCAAGCCGGATTGCAAGGGGTGCCATATTCACTGCTACCGGCCTGGGCATCGGGAGAAGGTGCGGGAAATCATGCGTTTTTCCGGGAAAAGACTCATCATGCGGGGACGTCTGGATCTGCTCTGGCATTATTTTTTTTAA
- the cmoB gene encoding tRNA 5-methoxyuridine(34)/uridine 5-oxyacetic acid(34) synthase CmoB, translating to MHDLVRDIEALELTPYAGALAELLDRKEKYIGQVDVKGQRYLRTFAELPELTASSVELNADAVRIGTAADLDEAAAGLLLEALKSYSPWRKGPFSLFGIDIDSEWVSSLKWDRVKDHLAPLRDRKVLDVGSSSGYYMYRMAGEGARCVIGLEPYLTFYFQFRLLQHYARVPNVYGLPAKFEEMPLLRRYFDTIFCMGILYHRRSPIDALMELRHNLRRGGELVLETLIIEGEGDMALCPAERYAKMNNVYFLPTVTCLTHWLQRAGFENIRCIDITPTTVAEQRRTEWIQTESLQDFLHPREAGKTIEGYPAPIRAILLANAR from the coding sequence ATGCATGATCTCGTCCGCGACATCGAGGCGCTGGAACTGACCCCTTACGCGGGAGCGTTGGCCGAACTTCTGGATCGCAAGGAAAAGTACATCGGCCAGGTGGATGTCAAAGGGCAGCGCTACCTGCGCACTTTTGCAGAACTGCCGGAGCTGACCGCCTCTTCTGTCGAATTGAACGCCGACGCTGTCCGCATCGGCACGGCAGCAGACCTGGATGAAGCCGCCGCCGGTCTGCTGTTGGAGGCCCTCAAAAGTTACAGCCCCTGGCGCAAAGGACCTTTCTCTCTCTTTGGCATCGATATCGACAGTGAATGGGTCTCGTCTTTAAAATGGGACCGGGTCAAGGACCACCTCGCTCCTTTGCGTGATCGCAAAGTCCTTGATGTCGGCAGCAGCAGCGGCTATTACATGTACCGCATGGCCGGGGAGGGCGCCCGCTGCGTTATCGGCCTAGAGCCCTATCTCACCTTCTACTTCCAGTTTCGCCTGCTTCAGCACTACGCTCGCGTCCCCAACGTCTATGGTCTGCCTGCCAAGTTTGAGGAAATGCCCCTGCTGCGGCGCTACTTCGATACGATCTTCTGCATGGGTATTCTCTATCACCGCCGCTCGCCCATTGATGCCCTCATGGAGTTGCGCCACAATCTGCGTCGGGGCGGCGAGCTGGTGCTGGAAACGCTGATTATCGAGGGGGAGGGAGACATGGCGCTCTGTCCTGCCGAGCGTTACGCCAAGATGAACAACGTCTATTTCCTGCCCACGGTCACCTGTTTGACCCACTGGCTGCAGCGGGCAGGCTTTGAAAACATCCGCTGCATCGACATCACCCCGACCACCGTCGCCGAGCAGCGCCGGACCGAATGGATTCAGACGGAGTCGCTGCAGGACTTTCTCCATCCCCGTGAGGCGGGTAAAACAATCGAGGGGTATCCCGCCCCCATCCGTGCCATCCTGCTTGCCAACGCCCGTTAG
- a CDS encoding response regulator gives MEQKKILLVDDIGLFIAMEKEYLRRENCVLLSARSAREALEKTKAEKPDLIFMDLYMPDGDGDEACQAIKSDPELRHIPVVMVTNSQDEKDQKRCQKAGCDDYINKPIDRNIFLTTAYRFLKIADEDIRRQKVNLNVLYGPDQDQMVQRRSIDLSPGGMFIETDRLLRRDTEIHLEFTLPGAGEPIHCRGRVAWANHKNWLHKADAPPGLAVQFVDMPPSSQEMIRHFLRTSPE, from the coding sequence GTGGAGCAAAAGAAGATTCTGCTGGTGGATGATATCGGGCTTTTTATCGCGATGGAAAAAGAATACCTGCGCCGGGAAAACTGCGTCCTTCTGTCTGCCCGCAGTGCCAGGGAGGCTCTCGAAAAAACGAAAGCCGAAAAACCAGACCTGATTTTCATGGATCTTTACATGCCCGACGGTGATGGCGATGAGGCGTGTCAGGCCATTAAATCCGACCCGGAACTGCGCCATATCCCGGTGGTCATGGTCACGAACAGTCAGGACGAAAAAGACCAGAAACGCTGCCAGAAAGCGGGTTGCGACGATTACATCAACAAGCCGATCGATCGCAATATCTTTTTGACCACGGCTTACCGTTTTCTAAAAATAGCCGATGAAGACATTCGCCGTCAAAAGGTGAACCTGAATGTTTTGTACGGACCGGATCAGGATCAGATGGTGCAGCGCAGGAGTATTGATCTGAGCCCCGGCGGCATGTTTATCGAGACGGATCGCCTGCTGCGCCGTGATACCGAGATCCATCTGGAATTTACCCTGCCCGGCGCCGGCGAGCCCATCCATTGCCGCGGCCGTGTAGCCTGGGCCAACCACAAGAACTGGCTGCACAAAGCCGATGCCCCGCCGGGCCTGGCCGTTCAATTTGTGGATATGCCTCCGTCTTCGCAGGAGATGATCAGGCATTTTCTACGCACCAGCCCCGAATAA
- a CDS encoding cytochrome c, protein MIKVLAACLLVAFVATSALAVTGGNPKKGKYLYKKNCKSCHTEGVEGGNLTPLSKTMAQWDRFFERDKHAAKPEAFEGISEKDLLDIQQFLYDHAADGPQPQTCG, encoded by the coding sequence ATGATTAAAGTACTGGCCGCTTGTCTTCTGGTCGCTTTCGTTGCCACTTCTGCCCTGGCCGTAACCGGTGGGAACCCCAAAAAGGGGAAATATCTCTACAAGAAAAACTGCAAGTCCTGCCATACCGAAGGTGTTGAAGGCGGCAACCTGACTCCTCTGAGCAAGACCATGGCCCAGTGGGACCGCTTCTTCGAGCGTGACAAGCATGCTGCCAAGCCCGAAGCTTTTGAGGGCATCAGCGAGAAGGACCTGCTCGACATTCAGCAGTTCCTCTATGACCATGCCGCTGACGGCCCCCAGCCCCAGACCTGCGGCTAA